Proteins co-encoded in one Gopherus evgoodei ecotype Sinaloan lineage chromosome 4, rGopEvg1_v1.p, whole genome shotgun sequence genomic window:
- the STON2 gene encoding stonin-2 isoform X2, producing MSVRVGEGYRTLKKPLSILDNSSSFQEDEEVDMEAVNWQLNSTPMNGHSPTPTTARFPSWVTFDDNEVSSASLQNLSPLKPDTLPIAAQTADVNCNLATSLKKRERPRSTLLDLTKVQKLDLSSLNRLPSVGTPPWSATNPFLDESLRDVQPSPINPFSSFLEERERHSHSSSLSSAPCQRQRDSLIILYQEPDTISFDESSKNVTHTDAVEQLKQLRIGDPDHLSSPTLPDDDPLMPFEVDGTLLNLAPSQPKDGWPMMLRIPEKKNIMSSRHWGPIYVKLTASGYLQLFYEKGLEKPFKEFKLEISHEISEPKLQNYDENGRIHSVRIDRTIYKEKRKYQPKPAISHAAEREQVIKLGTTDYEDFLSFISAVQDILMELPASSTDLSTVGLNYQEEEITVDVKDEFHGILAKGDNRILQHSVLTHIHVLSFLSGLAECRLGLNDILIKGNEIVARQDIMPTTTTKWIKLYNCQFHSCVDEEMFNSSHVIQFNPLDACRFELMRFRTVFTEKTLPFTLRTAATVKGAEVEVQSWLMMSTGFSSNRDPLTQVPCENVMVRYPVPNEWVKNFRRESVLGEKSLKAKVNKGASFGSTSVSGSEPVMRVTLGTAKYEHAFNSIVWRINRLPDKNSASGHPHCFFCHLELGSDREVPSSFVRYVDVEFDMPTTSASKATVRSISVEDKSDVRKWVNYSAHYSYKVEIEQKKNLNLDLKGAEIENPKDCAMQ from the exons acAATTCCTCATCTTTCCAGGAAGATGAAGAGGTAGATATGGAGGCTGTCAACTGGCAGCTGAACAGCACCCCCATGAATGGGCACTCTCCAACCCCAACCACAGCTCGTTTCCCCAGCTGGGTGACATTCGATGACAATGAAGTCAGCTCTGCTTCCCTCCAGAACCTTTCTCCCTTGAAACCAGACACCTTACCAATAGCAGCGCAGACTGCAGATGTGAACTGTAATCTTGCTACATCCTTGAAGAAGAGGGAGCGCCCCAGGAGCACATTGTTGGACCTCACTAAAGTTCAAAAGCTAGATCTTTCCTCCTTAAATAGGCTGCCTTCTGTTGGAACACCCCCCTGGAGTGCTACTAATCCCTTCCTGGATGAGTCTCTGAGGGATGTCCAACCCTCACCCATCAACCCGTTCAGCTCATTCTTAGAGGAACGAGAGAGGCATTCCCACAGCTCCTCTCTCTCCAGCGCTCCATGCCAAAGGCAAAGAGACTCCCTTATTATCCTCTACCAAGAACCTGACACCATCAGCTTTGATGAGTCAAGCAAAAACGTAACCCACACAGATGCTGTTGAGCAGCTCAAGCAGCTCCGGATTGGGGATCCAGATCACCTGAGCAGCCCAACTCTACCTGATGATGACCCCCTGATGCCATTTGAGGTGGATGGCACATTGTTGAACTTGGCCCCATCTCAGCCCAAGGATGGCTGGCCAATGATGCTCAGGATACCAGAGAAAAAAAACATCATGTCATCTAGGCATTGGGGTCCAATCTACGTCAAGCTGACTGCGAGTGGGTATCTACAGCTTTTTTATGAGAAAGGACTGGAGAAGCCCTTCAAGGAATTCAAACTTGAGATCAGTCATGagatttcagagcccaagctccaaaACTATGATGAGAATGGAAGGATACACAGCGTACGTATAGACCGCACCATCTACAAGGAGAAAAGGAAGTATCAGCCTAAACCAGCAATCAGCCACGCAGCAGAAAGGGAACAAGTGATAAAGCTAGGCACTACTGATTATGAAGACTTCCTTAGTTTCATCAGCGCAGTTCAGGATATACTAATGGAATTGCCAGCCTCATCAACAGATCTGAGCACGGTGGGATTAAACTATCAAGAGGAAGAAATCACTGTTGATGTCAAGGATGAGTTTCATGGCATCTTGGCCAAAGGAGACAATAGGATTCTCCAGCATAGTGTGCTGACACATATACATGTTCTCAGCTTCCTTTCTGGCCTCGCAGAATGCAGGCTGGGCCTTAATGACATCCTTATAAAAGGGAATGAAATCGTTGCACGGCAGGATATTATGCCCACCACTACCACTAAGTGGATTAAGTTGTATAACTGCCAGTTTCATTCATGTGTGGACGAGGAAATGTTTAACAGCTCCCATGTTATCCAGTTTAATCCCTTGGATGCCTGCCGATTTGAGCTGATGCGGTTCAGGACTGTGTTTACTGAGAAGACTTTGCCTTTCACTCTGAGAACAGCAGCCACTGTCAAAGGTGCTGAAGTGGAGGTCCAGAGCTGGCTGATGATGTCCACTGGGTTCTCCTCCAACCGTGACCCTCTAACTCAGGTCCCCTGTGAAAACGTGATGGTCCGCTACCCAGTGCCAAATGAATGGGTAAAAAACTTCCGCAGAGAAAGTGTCCTGGGAGAAAAGTCTTTGAAAGCCAAGGTGAACAAGGGTGCCAGTTTTGGGTCAACCAGCGTGTCTGGTTCTGAGCCAGTAATGAGAGTAACTTTGGGAACTGCCAAATATGAGCATGCCTTTAATTCCATTGTATGGAGGATAAACCGACTGCCTGACAAAAACTCAG cttccGGCCATCCTCACTGCTTCTTTTGCCACCTGGAGCTTGGCTCTGACCGGGAAGTGCCTTCCAGTTTCGTCCGCTATGTGGACGTGGAGTTTGACATGCCCACCACTTCGGCGTCCAAAGCCACTGTTCGGTCCATTTCTGTAGAGGACAAGAGTGATGTCAGGAAATGGGTCAACTATTCAGCACACTATAGTTACAAG GTGGAAATAGAACAGAAAAAGAACTTGAATCTTGATCTGAAGGGAGCAGAAATTGAAAATCCCAAGGATTGTGCCATGCAGTGA